Within the Arthrobacter sp. V1I7 genome, the region TAGCATTCCGGGTCTTCCTCGAGCAGCTGAAGCCCCTTGGCGAATTCCCATTCCGAGGAAATCAGTCCCCCATAGCGCGGGAGCCAGTGTTCGCCCCTCTCGGCTGCCAGTGCATTGATCCGGTCCGCCTGCGCCTGCGCTGCATGGTGCCGCCACAGCTTGACGTAGGCGTGCGGACGGCGGGCGAATTCCGCCACTTCGTTCAGCGGGGTGCCGTCAGCCTTGACCGGAACCATCGTGCAGGCGGTGAAGTCGGTCGCGATTCCGACGACGGCGGCGGGGTCGATCCCGGCGTCGGCGATCGCGGCCGGAACGGCGTGCCGGAGTACGTCCCGGTAGTCGTTGGGCACCTGAAGGGCCCATTCCCCGGGAAGCCGGATGCCGGCGTCGCCCGCGGTGTCCTCGGGCAGTTCGTCGGTGACCACGGCGTGGGGGTAGGCGAAAACGCCGCTGCCGATTTCCTTGCCGTCCCGGACCCGCACGACGACGGCCCGTCCTGAGAGGGTGCCGTAGTCGACGCCAATGACAAAGTTTTCGGTTCCGTCCACTGAGACGTCCATCAAATCCTCCAATAGGTTCCGCAGCGTTGCGAACCACTCCATTGTTAGCGCTAACAAACATACTGTCAAGAAATTTCTCGCAAGGAGTTACTTGGCGGAGGGTCCGTCCCTAGCCGCGCGGGGTTCGGGGTGCCGTACTGGCGCGCACCACGAGCTCGGGTTCGACCACCCGGATGCCGCGGGCCGCGCCGTCCTCGATCTGTGCGCGCATCAGATCCATGCAGCGTCTGCCGAGTTCCTCAAAGTCCTGGCGGACCGTGGTAAGCGGCGGCATGAAGTAGGCGGATTCCGGCTGGTCATCGAAGCCGACCAGCGAGACATCCTCGGGCACACGGACACCCTTTTCTCCGAACGCGCGCAACAACCCCAGCGCCATCTGGTCGTTGCTGACGAAGACCGCCGTCGCCGCGCGCTGTTCTGCCAGCTGCTGCCCGATCCGGTAGCCGCTGCCCGCGCTCCAGTCACCCTCCACCAGGAGCTCGGCGGCGAGGCCGGCTTCCACCAGCTCTTCGCGCCATCCGTCGACGCGGGCCCGGCCGTCGATCCAGTCCAGCGGCCCGGAGACATGACCGATCCGTTGGTGGCCAAGGCTGATCAGGTGGGCGACGGCGAGCCGCGCCCCGAGCTTCTGGTCGACCATGGCTCCGCTCAGCCGCCCTTCCCCGGCTCCGCCCACGACCACCACGGGGACATCCAGGTTCAGTTCCTCCAGCGCCTGAAGCGTCCCGGCGTGCGGCACGATCACAATCATCCCGTCCGCGCCCTGGTCCGTCAGGTGGCGGACCGCATCGGCTATGGCGTCGGCTCCGGCGCCCTTGATGGCCGCGATGCTCACGAAATAGCCGGCCTCCCGGGCGGCCTGCTGGACTCCGAGCAGCGTATTCGCCGGGCCGTACTGGCCCAGTTCTGAGGCCAGCACCCCGATGGTCTGGGTACGCCGGGTCACCAGGCTCCGGGCGGCGGTGTTGCGCCGGTAGCCAAGTTCGGCGATCGCCGCCTCGACCCGCTCCCGCGTTGCCTTGCTGACATTCGGGTGGTTGTTGATCACCCGCGAGACCGTCTGGTGGGACACCTTGGCCCGGGCTGCGACATCTTCGAGGCGCGGCAGCCGCCGGTCATTGCTGTTCCCCATGCGGGGCACCTTCCCTCCGTATGCAGCCGCGCCGCCTGATCTCCGGACGACCCGAGGATTTCGACGCCCGCAACTCCGCGCCGCTACTGTTAGCGCTAACGCTAGTCTATTTCGTCTTCCATGGCGGAGGAATCCCTGCTTCTCGTTGTCCGTGACGGACGCTGCTCGCGTGGCTCGCGGCTCACGCGGGACTGCAGGTGCTGAACGCCTGGACAAGGTCGGGGCAGATCTGGAACCCGCGCGAACGGGGGCACCCTATCGGCGGACCAAGGCGTTCTTCTGACGGGCGCTGATGCTGGACATTCGCCCGCAGTTGGAGCACGTGATCCGGTAGGAACGGCTGGTGGTGAACACCGGGATGAAGAACACCGTGAACCTGGTCGACCGTTCCTCAAGGTGGTGGTGCGCGAAGGCGTGGCAGTACTGACAGCTCGCAGGCCGCCCCGGCAACTCCCTGGTAATGGTCTTGAGCCCGAAAAGTAACAGCATTGTTGGTGCCTTTCAGTGCCGGCCAGGAGCGGTAAGTAAGCCTGCTTGTCAATTTACCTTAGCCTGCAGTCTAAAACATCGTCAGGGACCAGGCGCGGTGCGGCCAGCCGGGCGCGTGACCGGCAGCCGCATTCCCGTCGGTGTAGTCCCGGAGTTGGGCCAGGGGGGCCTCCTGGTTCAGACAGTAGCCCACAGATCTTCCACGGTATGGCATTGCCAGGTTGCCCCGAAGGGGCGGGACATCATCCAGCCATCGCTTAGGGCCGTGACTTTGGGGGCTCCGCGCATGCCGCTGCACACGCTGTTGATCGTGCCCGCCACGATCAAGTGTTGGCGCACGGTCCGGACCGCCCCCAGGACCGGATCGACCAGGTCGTCCTTGGGTTTGCCCCAGGAAGAGGTTTCCACCCGGGACGCTTGCCAGCAGCAGCGCCACGGGGCGCCACCTCCGCGGGCGTTCCGAAGCGTCCCAGCGGAAGTTCCGCACGTTTGGCGGCCTTCCAGTCTTCAGAAATGCCCTCAACGAGCGGCGTTTCAAACGGGCCAGGGCAGCAGGGGCTACCACGGAGGCCCTGCGCGCATCATTAACCGACCTGGCCGGTTTTGAGTGGGACGGTGCACGGCCTGTGCTGGAACACTGTGACGCCGCCGGCAGCAGCCATCCCCCGGTCAAGGGATTCCTGTCCCTCGAGGCCGAAATCGACGCCGTCCTTGGCGCCGGGGCAGGGACCGGGATCACGGTGAACTGGGCCCGCTCGGTAATCGAACAGCGCGACGTCGCGGCACCGCTCCGGCATGTCAAGCTGGCGCTGGAGGCGGGCGTACTGGCCGGGGCCGTCCTCTCCGGGTGTGCCCCTGTTGCTACGGAATTCGGTGCCGCCTGGGATGACGTCCACCTCCCGCCCGGCTCCCAGTGGCAGGAACGCGTCGCCGTCGTGGCGTTATCGCTGGCCGCCGCCCAGACCGCCGGATGGCTATCCCGCTGATCGCCACCGCAGGGAGGCCGCTCCCCAGACGGCCAGCAATCCCGCGACCAGCAGCAGCCCGGCGTCGCCCAGATCCACGGCAGCCAGCCACGTGGTCAGCGGATCCCGGAGGCCAAAGGCCGAAGAGAGCACACCGCCCAGGGTGATGACCGCGATGAAGAGGGCGGACACGGCGGAAATGCCCGTGATGGCGGCATTGAAGACCAGCTTGCCGCGGGGATCGGCCAGGGCCGAACGGTACATCCGCATCATGGCCACGCCGTTGATGGTGTCGCACAGCGTCATGGCAGCGGCAAAGGCCAGCGGCAACGCCAGCAAGGCGAACGGGGAAACACCAGCCAGCGATGCCGCCGTGGCCATGATCAGCACTCCGATGGTGGTGGCGGTATCAAAACCCAGCCCGAACAGGAAGCCGATCAGGTAGATGTGCCGGGGACGACGGACCCGGGCCAACGGCTTCGTGAGGAGCCGGGCCACGAAGCCTCCCGCCGCCAGATCGGCGTGAACAACCGCCGCGCCGGTGCGGACGCTCCGGTAGGCCTTCACCGTCCGGGCGAAGGCCGAGCCGTTAAAAATGCCCATCGCCAGCAGGAAGAGCCCGGACACCCCGCTGCCGATCAGCCCCAGCAGCAGGTTCCCGGCGGTCCCCTCGGCCATGAAGCTGCCCACCAGGGACACTCCCGCCACGAGCAGCACCCCGGCCAGGACCACCACGGAGCTGTGGCCCAGGCTGAAGGCGAAGCCGATACTCACCGGATCCTTGTGCTCGGCGGCGAACTTCCGGCTCGCATTGTCGATGGCCGCGAGGTGGTCCCAGTCGTAGCTGTGCTTCACGCCCGCCAGGTAGGCGGTCAGCACGAGCCCCGCCGCCAGCGGCTGGCCGCCTCCGGCCGTGCCGGAGAACAAAAGCACGACGGCGGCGGCATGGAGCACTGCCACCGCACCGAAGGTGACCAACAGGCGCGTCCGGAACGGTAACTGCTCCCGGTCGCGGTACAGCGCCGCCATCTGGTCCGCGACCCGGATCGGGGCGGCCATCAGTACTTCCTCAGATTCAAGGGTTCCTGCCCGTACCAGCGCTTCCGCAGCAGGGCCGTGGCATCCCCCAGCATGCGCTTCAGTTCCTCGGTGCTGTTGGAGAGCGATCTCAGGACCAGGCCGGCGGTTCCCAGCAATGTGGCGGTGAGGGAAAGGCCTGTGTGGGCGTCGCGGCCGGCGGTAATCGCGTGCAGTTCGTCGGCGAGGGCCTGGTCCACGCGCGGGTCCACCACGATCAGCGACCCCAGATGGCTGAATCCCTCCATGAACGCCATTCCGGAGACGTCGGCCAGGGGCGGGCGGATCAGCACGTTATCGAGGGCCAGCAGTCCACTTTTTTCGCCGGTTTCGACCTGGATCTCGGTCCGGAGCCGCAGTTCCTCGTACCGGAACGGCGCCCCGTCCGGTGACCAGCCCGGCGTGATGACTTCCGCCATCACCAGGCTCGACGACGGCCGCAGCCTGATGTGGGTGTTCTGCCGGTAACTGGCCTCCCGGTAGGCGATCAGCTGCTCCGGGGCCAGCTCCAGCCGCGCCCCCTCCCCCAGCCGCACGCGCATCCGCTGCTCAGCAAAGGACCCGGGAGTCCGGTAGATCTTGGTGGCCGACTGGGTAGTGAGGAGCAGCTTCGCCCCGTCCCCCACCTCCACGTCGATCACATAGAGATCAGCCCCCAGATAAGCTCCGCCAGGATTCACCAGAACATAACAAACCTGCCCGCTCTCATCCAAGTAATGAGGCCGCAAAACCCGCAATGCGCCCCGATGGTACTGGTGCTCGGCCACCGATCTATCTCCACGGACGGCCACCCGCAACTCAAGTTCCCCCATCGGTGACTCGACAGCGCGAGCGGAGCCGGGGATAAGGGGCCGCGGCGTGGCGGGCACCGCGGGGGTCCCACTGCCGCGTGGGCCCCGACTCGAGCTTGCGAGAGTTGGGAGCGGCTGGGGACGGGCACTGCCCTCTATATCCGGCGAAGAGCCGGGAGCGGCGTCAGCCCGAGGGGAGATAGCCGCCGTCGAGCTCATGATGCGAGGTCGAGCATCAGGACGTCGCGCCGCACCCACTCGATGACGCGCTCCAGCCCTTCGTCCGTCTTCAGGTTCGTAAGGCAGAACGGCTTTTCGCCCCGGAATTCGCGCGAGTCCCGTTCCATGACGGACAGGTCCGCGCCGACGTGGGGTGCGAGGTCGGTTTTGTTGATGATGAACAGGTCGGACTTGATCATGCCCTGGCCTGCTTTGCGGGGGATCTTCTCGCCCTGGGCGACGTCGATGATGTAGATGGAGAAGTCCACCAGTTCCGGGCTGAACGTCGCCGAGAGGTTGTCGCCGCCGGATTCGACGAAGATCACCTGCAGGTCCGGGTGCCGCTTCTTGAGCTCCTCAATGGCCGCCATGTTCATGGAGGTGTCCTCGCGGATCGCGGTGTGCGGGCAGCCGCCGGTTTCAACGCCGATGATCCTGTCCTCGGGCAGGACGCCGTTCCGGGCCAGGATCTTGGCGTCCTCGATGGTGTAGATGTCGTTGGTGATGGCCGCCATGGAAATTTCCCGGCTCATGTGGCGGGTAAGCCGCTCCACGAGCTGGGTCTTCCCCGCGCCCACCGGGCCGCCGACGCCGATCTTGATGGGTTCAGACATATTCTTCTCCAGACATATTTCTCGTATAGCTCGGTCAGCTCATGAACATCCGCGCGCGTTGGCGCTCGTGCCGCATCTGTGAAATTTCCAGTCCGGGGCTGACGGCCCCGAAGTCGTCGGGCGTGAGGAGTCCAATCCGGTCGACGGCAGCAGCCACGTCGTGGGAGGCCTTGCGCAGCAGCCGCTGGCCGGCGTTCTGCCCCAGCGGGATGGCCCGCACCGCGTTCTGCGTCAGCGACGTGACCGTGGCGAACAGGTACGCGGCGAA harbors:
- a CDS encoding zinc-ribbon domain-containing protein, whose translation is MLLLFGLKTITRELPGRPASCQYCHAFAHHHLEERSTRFTVFFIPVFTTSRSYRITCSNCGRMSSISARQKNALVRR
- a CDS encoding urease accessory protein UreD, whose amino-acid sequence is MGELELRVAVRGDRSVAEHQYHRGALRVLRPHYLDESGQVCYVLVNPGGAYLGADLYVIDVEVGDGAKLLLTTQSATKIYRTPGSFAEQRMRVRLGEGARLELAPEQLIAYREASYRQNTHIRLRPSSSLVMAEVITPGWSPDGAPFRYEELRLRTEIQVETGEKSGLLALDNVLIRPPLADVSGMAFMEGFSHLGSLIVVDPRVDQALADELHAITAGRDAHTGLSLTATLLGTAGLVLRSLSNSTEELKRMLGDATALLRKRWYGQEPLNLRKY
- a CDS encoding HoxN/HupN/NixA family nickel/cobalt transporter, translating into MAAPIRVADQMAALYRDREQLPFRTRLLVTFGAVAVLHAAAVVLLFSGTAGGGQPLAAGLVLTAYLAGVKHSYDWDHLAAIDNASRKFAAEHKDPVSIGFAFSLGHSSVVVLAGVLLVAGVSLVGSFMAEGTAGNLLLGLIGSGVSGLFLLAMGIFNGSAFARTVKAYRSVRTGAAVVHADLAAGGFVARLLTKPLARVRRPRHIYLIGFLFGLGFDTATTIGVLIMATAASLAGVSPFALLALPLAFAAAMTLCDTINGVAMMRMYRSALADPRGKLVFNAAITGISAVSALFIAVITLGGVLSSAFGLRDPLTTWLAAVDLGDAGLLLVAGLLAVWGAASLRWRSAG
- the ureG gene encoding urease accessory protein UreG, with product MSEPIKIGVGGPVGAGKTQLVERLTRHMSREISMAAITNDIYTIEDAKILARNGVLPEDRIIGVETGGCPHTAIREDTSMNMAAIEELKKRHPDLQVIFVESGGDNLSATFSPELVDFSIYIIDVAQGEKIPRKAGQGMIKSDLFIINKTDLAPHVGADLSVMERDSREFRGEKPFCLTNLKTDEGLERVIEWVRRDVLMLDLAS
- a CDS encoding LacI family DNA-binding transcriptional regulator; translation: MGNSNDRRLPRLEDVAARAKVSHQTVSRVINNHPNVSKATRERVEAAIAELGYRRNTAARSLVTRRTQTIGVLASELGQYGPANTLLGVQQAAREAGYFVSIAAIKGAGADAIADAVRHLTDQGADGMIVIVPHAGTLQALEELNLDVPVVVVGGAGEGRLSGAMVDQKLGARLAVAHLISLGHQRIGHVSGPLDWIDGRARVDGWREELVEAGLAAELLVEGDWSAGSGYRIGQQLAEQRAATAVFVSNDQMALGLLRAFGEKGVRVPEDVSLVGFDDQPESAYFMPPLTTVRQDFEELGRRCMDLMRAQIEDGAARGIRVVEPELVVRASTAPRTPRG